One genomic segment of Aquipluma nitroreducens includes these proteins:
- a CDS encoding RNA polymerase sigma factor — protein MSTTEKTDRFLSVVEINKGIIYKITNSYCKDTEDRKDLIQEIISQLWKSFDSYNDQYKYSTWIYRIALNVAISFYRKENRRKTISSPLSEGVFSYVDHHENSESESNLGFLQQLISELKDLDKALLLLYLEEKSHREIAEIIGISETNVATKIGRIKVLLKQKFSTLEKQ, from the coding sequence ATGAGTACAACAGAAAAAACAGATCGGTTCCTTTCCGTCGTTGAAATCAATAAGGGAATCATTTACAAGATAACCAACAGTTATTGTAAAGATACCGAAGACCGGAAAGACCTGATTCAGGAAATAATTTCCCAATTGTGGAAATCGTTCGACAGCTACAACGATCAATACAAATATTCAACCTGGATTTACCGAATCGCCCTGAATGTGGCCATTTCATTTTACCGGAAAGAGAACCGGCGAAAGACAATTTCAAGCCCACTATCCGAAGGTGTCTTTAGTTATGTCGATCACCACGAGAACTCTGAATCCGAATCGAATCTTGGGTTTCTTCAACAACTCATTTCGGAGCTAAAAGACCTCGACAAAGCCCTTTTGCTCTTGTATCTTGAAGAGAAAAGCCATCGGGAAATTGCCGAAATCATTGGCATTTCAGAAACCAACGTAGCCACAAAAATTGGCCGGATAAAAGTCCTTTTGAAACAGAAATTTTCAACTCTGGAAAAACAATAG
- a CDS encoding alpha-galactosidase: MKKIFLISALILLVVNLYAQFPPMAETQKQIVIETDNTSLVFSVGKNQKLYQVYLGEKLMNPEDYKTLPNQHEAYVPSGMDNLFEPAIRMLHNDGNPSLELLVADNKVTRDGNVITTSILLKDSKYPVEVRLNFAAFQKENIIKTWTEIKHQEKNPVTLTNFASSMLHWDADKYWLTQFHGDWAQEMRMEESQLTAGIKTIDSKLGTRADMYATPVFFLAKNTQATENSGEVIAGTLGWTGSFQLLFEIDNSNSLRMISGMNPFASEYHLKPNENFVTPEFIFTYSAQGKGLASRNFHNWARNYGVLDGNGNRLTLLNNWEATYFDFDEKKLTDLFGGAKELGVDLFLLDDGWFGNKYPRSNDRAGLGDWQETKTKLPHGIGYLVEQAEAKGVKFGIWIEPEMVNPKSELYEKHPDWVLKLPNRDEHYYRNQLVLDLTNPEVQEFVYKLVDDMLTKNPKIGFIKWDCNRMMTNTYSVYQKENQSHVQIEYVRSFYKVMERLRAKYPKLPIMLCSGGGGRTDYGALKYFTEFWPSDNTDAAERVYIQWGYSYFFPSITSCNHITTMGKQTLKYKTDVAMMGKMGYDIRVNELTADELKFSQQALQNYARLKDLIWKGDLYRLVSPYEQERAVLMYVSGDQAKSILFSYSLHPRAFNQFSVVKLAGLDPKKNYKIEEINKVPDFRSRFRADGKVLSGDYLMKIGLSLPNNNELTSAVIEITEVN; the protein is encoded by the coding sequence ATGAAAAAGATTTTTTTGATTTCGGCTCTCATCCTGCTGGTTGTCAATCTTTATGCCCAGTTTCCTCCGATGGCGGAGACCCAAAAGCAAATCGTAATTGAAACCGACAATACCTCTTTGGTCTTTTCTGTTGGGAAAAATCAGAAATTGTATCAGGTTTACCTGGGCGAAAAACTGATGAATCCGGAAGATTATAAAACGCTACCCAATCAGCACGAAGCCTATGTTCCGTCAGGAATGGATAATCTGTTTGAGCCGGCCATTAGAATGCTTCACAACGATGGAAATCCTTCGCTCGAATTATTGGTGGCTGACAATAAAGTAACCCGCGATGGAAATGTAATTACCACTTCCATTTTGTTAAAAGACTCGAAATACCCGGTTGAAGTTCGGCTCAATTTTGCTGCTTTCCAGAAAGAAAACATTATCAAAACCTGGACTGAGATCAAGCATCAGGAAAAAAATCCGGTGACTCTGACCAATTTTGCTTCGTCGATGCTGCATTGGGATGCCGATAAATACTGGTTGACACAATTCCATGGCGATTGGGCACAAGAAATGCGGATGGAAGAAAGTCAGCTTACCGCCGGAATTAAAACCATCGACAGTAAGTTGGGTACGCGTGCAGATATGTATGCAACGCCCGTATTTTTTCTGGCAAAAAATACTCAAGCCACCGAAAATTCTGGAGAAGTAATTGCCGGAACTTTGGGTTGGACCGGTAGTTTCCAGTTGTTGTTCGAAATCGATAACAGCAATTCGCTTCGGATGATTTCGGGCATGAATCCGTTTGCTTCGGAATATCACCTGAAACCCAATGAAAATTTTGTAACTCCTGAATTTATTTTTACTTACAGCGCTCAGGGTAAAGGTTTGGCGAGCCGCAATTTCCACAATTGGGCACGCAATTACGGTGTGTTGGATGGAAATGGCAATCGCTTGACTTTGCTAAACAACTGGGAAGCCACTTATTTCGATTTTGATGAGAAAAAACTGACCGACTTGTTTGGTGGTGCCAAAGAATTGGGTGTCGATCTTTTCCTGTTGGATGATGGCTGGTTTGGAAACAAATATCCACGTTCGAACGACCGTGCAGGGCTGGGTGATTGGCAGGAAACCAAAACCAAATTGCCTCACGGAATTGGTTATCTGGTTGAACAGGCCGAAGCTAAAGGTGTGAAATTCGGTATCTGGATTGAGCCTGAAATGGTTAACCCGAAAAGTGAATTGTATGAAAAACATCCCGACTGGGTTTTGAAACTGCCCAATCGCGACGAACATTATTACCGCAACCAGTTGGTCCTCGATCTGACAAATCCTGAAGTTCAGGAGTTCGTTTATAAATTGGTTGATGACATGCTGACCAAAAATCCCAAAATTGGCTTCATTAAATGGGATTGTAACCGCATGATGACCAATACTTATTCGGTTTACCAGAAGGAAAATCAGTCGCATGTGCAAATTGAATATGTGCGGAGTTTTTATAAGGTCATGGAACGTTTACGTGCGAAATATCCGAAACTGCCCATCATGCTTTGCTCGGGTGGGGGCGGACGCACCGATTATGGCGCATTAAAATACTTTACCGAATTCTGGCCAAGCGACAATACCGATGCCGCCGAACGTGTGTACATTCAATGGGGATATTCGTATTTCTTCCCAAGTATTACCTCGTGTAACCACATCACCACCATGGGCAAACAAACGCTGAAATACAAGACTGACGTGGCTATGATGGGCAAAATGGGTTACGATATCCGGGTGAATGAATTGACAGCCGATGAACTAAAATTTAGCCAGCAAGCGCTGCAAAATTATGCCCGGTTAAAAGACCTGATTTGGAAAGGAGATTTGTATCGTTTGGTTTCGCCTTACGAACAGGAGCGTGCTGTTTTGATGTATGTGAGCGGCGATCAGGCTAAATCTATCCTGTTTTCCTATTCCTTGCATCCGAGAGCATTCAATCAGTTTAGTGTAGTAAAATTGGCAGGTTTGGATCCGAAGAAAAATTACAAAATTGAGGAAATTAATAAAGTACCAGATTTCAGAAGTAGATTCAGAGCCGATGGCAAAGTCTTATCCGGTGATTACCTGATGAAAATTGGTTTGTCGCTACCAAACAATAACGAATTGACAAGTGCAGTGATTGAAATTACTGAAGTGAACTAA